One window from the genome of Chloroflexota bacterium encodes:
- a CDS encoding alpha/beta hydrolase — protein MPTTKVGDINMYYEIHGNGDPLVIIPGLGSSTVYFFRQIPALAEEYRVIAFDNRGNGLSDKPDIPCSTEMMADDAAGLLDALRIRKAHIYGHSMGGMIAQHLALRYPEMAASLILACTSCGSRHVVPVDQEFIANSFDTQQPPEERIRGRLRFVFSQKFIDNNPDIIEHYISLYVKYTSPPHTYVRQAEAIVNHDTYDQLHEIKVPTLVITGTHGRLQPVETSRTLASRIPNAELMIMDGLRHLLYIEGAEDVNNAIMRFLKRHPLEIR, from the coding sequence ATGCCCACAACGAAAGTTGGCGACATCAACATGTACTATGAAATCCATGGCAATGGCGATCCACTTGTCATTATTCCCGGCCTTGGCAGCAGCACAGTATACTTCTTCCGTCAGATCCCAGCCCTGGCGGAGGAATACCGCGTCATTGCCTTCGACAACAGGGGCAACGGCCTGAGTGACAAACCAGATATTCCATGCAGTACGGAGATGATGGCGGACGATGCGGCCGGACTGCTTGATGCTCTTCGCATCCGCAAAGCCCACATCTATGGGCACTCTATGGGAGGCATGATCGCACAGCATCTTGCGCTGCGCTATCCGGAGATGGCGGCCAGCCTCATACTCGCATGCACATCCTGTGGTAGCAGGCACGTTGTGCCGGTTGATCAGGAATTCATAGCCAATTCGTTCGACACGCAGCAGCCTCCGGAGGAGAGGATTAGAGGTCGCCTTCGCTTCGTTTTCAGCCAGAAGTTCATTGATAATAATCCGGACATCATTGAGCATTACATCTCACTTTATGTCAAATACACTTCACCCCCTCATACCTATGTCAGACAGGCAGAGGCAATAGTCAACCACGATACCTATGATCAGCTGCATGAAATTAAGGTTCCCACTCTGGTGATTACGGGAACTCATGGCAGGTTACAGCCTGTGGAGACTTCGAGGACACTTGCTTCGAGGATACCGAACGCCGAGCTTATGATTATGGATGGCCTGCGCCATCTTCTATACATTGAGGGCGCAGAGGACGTCAACAACGCGATCATGAGGTTTCTGAAGCGCCATCCCCTGGAGATCCGATAG